One Mycolicibacterium pulveris genomic region harbors:
- a CDS encoding DUF3017 domain-containing protein encodes MTAKEFARKVFAGQWPIWLVGLVFVAAFGLVVAGYWRRGALVIAIGVGAAAVLRLVLPDERAGLLAVRSKPIDFVTTATVSAAMLYIAWTIDPLGTS; translated from the coding sequence GTGACCGCAAAGGAGTTCGCCCGCAAGGTGTTCGCCGGGCAGTGGCCCATCTGGTTGGTCGGCCTGGTTTTCGTCGCGGCGTTCGGGCTCGTGGTCGCGGGGTACTGGCGGCGCGGCGCGTTGGTCATCGCGATCGGCGTCGGCGCCGCCGCGGTGCTGCGGTTGGTTCTGCCCGACGAGCGGGCGGGGCTGTTGGCGGTGCGCAGCAAGCCGATCGACTTCGTCACCACCGCGACGGTCAGCGCAGCGATGCTTTACATCGCCTGGACCATCGACCCGTTGGGCACCAGTTAG
- a CDS encoding bifunctional methylenetetrahydrofolate dehydrogenase/methenyltetrahydrofolate cyclohydrolase — translation MGAITLDGKATRDEIFVDLSERVAALTAAGRTPGLGTVLVGDDPGSHAYVRGKHADCAKVGITSIRRDLPADISQAELDATIDELNANPQCTGYIVQLPLPRGLNENAALERVDPGKDADGLHPTNLGRLVLNEPAPLPCTPRGIVHLLRRYEVPIAGAHVVVIGRGVTVGRPLGLLLTRRSENATVTLCHTGTRDLPALTRQADIIVAAAGVPHMVTAEMVRAGAAVVDVGVSRDENGKLVGDVHPGVWEVAGHVSPNPGGVGPLTRAFLLTNVVERAEALAAT, via the coding sequence GTGGGTGCGATCACGCTAGACGGTAAGGCCACGCGCGACGAGATCTTCGTCGACCTCTCCGAACGGGTTGCGGCCCTGACCGCGGCCGGGCGCACACCCGGCCTCGGCACGGTGCTCGTCGGCGACGACCCCGGGTCGCACGCCTATGTCCGCGGCAAGCACGCCGACTGCGCGAAGGTCGGCATCACATCGATCCGTCGCGACCTGCCTGCCGACATCAGCCAGGCCGAGCTCGACGCGACCATCGACGAACTCAACGCCAACCCGCAGTGCACCGGCTACATCGTGCAGCTGCCGCTGCCGCGGGGGCTGAACGAGAACGCCGCGCTGGAGCGGGTGGACCCGGGCAAGGACGCCGACGGTCTGCACCCGACGAACCTGGGCCGGCTGGTGCTCAACGAACCCGCGCCGCTGCCGTGCACCCCGCGCGGCATCGTGCATCTGCTGCGCCGCTACGAGGTGCCGATCGCGGGCGCGCACGTGGTGGTGATCGGGCGCGGCGTCACGGTGGGCAGGCCGCTGGGGCTGCTGCTGACCCGTCGCTCGGAGAACGCGACGGTCACGTTGTGCCACACCGGAACCCGTGATCTTCCCGCGTTGACCCGGCAGGCCGACATCATCGTCGCCGCCGCCGGGGTGCCGCACATGGTGACGGCCGAGATGGTGCGTGCCGGCGCAGCCGTCGTCGACGTTGGTGTCAGCCGCGACGAGAACGGCAAGCTCGTCGGTGACGTGCACCCCGGCGTGTGGGAGGTCGCCGGGCACGTCTCGCCCAATCCCGGCGGGGTCGGACCGCTCACCCGGGCGTTCCTGTTGACAAACGTCGTGGAACGCGCGGAAGCCCTCGCCGCGACGTGA
- a CDS encoding NADH:flavin oxidoreductase, whose amino-acid sequence MDTPRNVFTPAKLGPVTLRNRIIKAATFEACTPNALVTDDLITYHRLPAAGGVGMTTVAYLAVRPGGRTEGRQIYWRPEAIPGLRRLTATIHAEGAAISAQIGHAGPVADARSNKTTAYAPVRFFNPLAMRFAKKASRDDIDDIMAAHADAARFAIDAGFDAVEIHLGHNYFASSFLSPLINRRTDEFGGSLENRAKVARGTVLAVRRAVEKAGTPIAVTAKLNMADGVRGGISLEESLQTAKWLEEDGGLDAIELTAGSSLVNPMYLFRGGAPVKEFANAFKPPLRWGIRMTGKKFFREYPYREAYLLRDAKQFRAELKMPLILLGGITNRETMDLAMAEGFDFVAMGRALLAEPDLINRIQADGDKHSVFSACTHCNQCMATIYSQTRCVVTGSPHYSSVGTPG is encoded by the coding sequence ATGGACACTCCCCGGAATGTGTTCACCCCGGCCAAGCTGGGCCCGGTGACGCTGCGCAACCGCATCATCAAGGCGGCGACGTTCGAGGCGTGCACGCCGAACGCGCTCGTCACCGACGACCTGATCACCTACCACCGGCTGCCGGCCGCCGGCGGCGTCGGCATGACGACGGTGGCGTATCTGGCGGTGAGGCCGGGCGGGCGCACCGAGGGCAGGCAGATCTACTGGCGCCCCGAGGCGATCCCGGGGCTGCGCAGGCTCACCGCCACGATCCACGCCGAGGGCGCGGCGATCAGCGCGCAGATCGGTCACGCCGGACCGGTGGCCGACGCGCGCTCGAACAAGACCACCGCGTACGCGCCGGTGCGGTTCTTCAACCCGCTGGCGATGCGCTTCGCCAAGAAGGCCAGCCGCGACGACATCGACGACATCATGGCCGCCCATGCCGACGCGGCCCGGTTCGCAATCGATGCCGGGTTCGACGCCGTCGAAATCCATCTCGGCCACAACTACTTCGCCAGCTCGTTTCTGAGCCCGCTGATCAACCGCCGCACCGACGAGTTCGGTGGCTCGCTGGAGAACCGCGCCAAGGTGGCCCGCGGCACCGTGCTGGCGGTGCGCCGCGCGGTGGAGAAGGCGGGCACCCCGATCGCGGTCACCGCCAAACTCAACATGGCCGACGGGGTGCGTGGCGGCATCTCCCTCGAGGAGTCGTTGCAGACGGCCAAGTGGCTCGAGGAGGACGGCGGCCTGGACGCCATCGAGCTCACCGCGGGCAGCTCTCTGGTCAACCCGATGTACCTGTTCCGTGGCGGCGCCCCCGTCAAGGAGTTCGCGAACGCCTTCAAACCGCCGCTGCGTTGGGGTATCCGGATGACCGGCAAGAAGTTCTTCCGCGAGTACCCCTACCGCGAGGCGTATCTGCTGCGCGACGCCAAGCAGTTCCGCGCCGAGCTGAAGATGCCGTTGATCCTGCTCGGCGGCATCACCAACCGCGAAACGATGGACCTGGCGATGGCCGAGGGGTTCGACTTCGTCGCGATGGGTCGCGCGCTGCTCGCCGAGCCGGATCTGATCAACCGGATCCAGGCCGACGGCGACAAGCACTCGGTGTTCTCCGCGTGCACGCACTGCAACCAGTGCATGGCCACGATCTACAGCCAGACCCGCTGCGTGGTGACCGGCTCGCCGCACTACTCCTCGGTGGGCACGCCCGGCTGA
- a CDS encoding FHA domain-containing protein, giving the protein MSNVAGRSAPTSRPVPPALTVRYDGSTRTFAPGNDVVVGRDLRADVRIAHPLISRAHLVLRFDQGRWVAIDNGSLNGMFVNNRRVPMVDIADGLSVNIGNPDGPRLTFEVGRHQGAVGRTPTTAVPIATQRHGSASWPSAGPQVSGPQHTSRPQPVYPTAPQPPRYPTGPQAPTGGPTTYPPSTPQPARHAAPPPPPPVSSASLESVTAMGPTAAPRSSEGNLATSMLKILRPGRPADAGLPGAIKIGRATDNDIVVPDVLASRHHATLVPTPAGTEIRDNRSINGTFVNGSRVETAVLHEGDTVTIGNVDLVFTGGTLVRRTETEAATRTGGLEVHGVTWTIENDKTLLENISIAARPGTLTAVIGPSGAGKSTFARLVAGYTHPTTGTVTFEGHNIHAEYASLRSRIGMVPQDDVVHGQLTVNQALMYAAELRLPPDTTKEDRAQVVAQVLEELEMTRHADTRVDKLSGGQRKRASVALELLTGPSLLILDEPTSGLDPALDRQVMTMLRQLADAGRVVLVVTHSLTYLDVCDQVLLLAPGGKTAFYGPPSQIGPSMGTTNWADIFSAVANDPDAANQRFLAQHGPPPPPPPTEQPSDLGNPTRTSVTRQFSTIARRQVRLVVSDRGYFAFLMLLPFIMGVLSLSVPGDVGFGVPVPAIEGGAAPNEPGQILVMLNVGAIFMGTALTIRALIGERAIFRREQAVGLSTTAYLLAKIFVFTVFAVVQSAIVTVIAIIGKGWGPGAVERGALLGNRSVELFLDIAVTTVAAAMVGLALSALAKSNEQIMPLLVVAIMSQLVFSGGMIPVTDRIALDQMSWFTPARWGFAASASTIDLIRLVPGPLTPDDRHWEHSAGTWLFDMAMLAVISVGYASFVRWKIRLKGA; this is encoded by the coding sequence ATGTCCAATGTCGCCGGCCGTTCGGCTCCGACGAGCCGACCCGTCCCTCCCGCGCTGACCGTTCGCTACGACGGCTCGACACGAACCTTCGCGCCAGGCAACGACGTCGTCGTCGGCCGGGACCTACGCGCCGACGTGCGCATCGCCCATCCGCTGATCTCCAGGGCGCACCTGGTGCTGCGGTTCGATCAGGGCCGGTGGGTCGCGATCGACAACGGCAGCCTCAACGGCATGTTCGTCAACAACCGGCGGGTGCCCATGGTCGACATCGCAGACGGGCTCAGCGTCAACATCGGCAACCCCGACGGCCCGCGGCTGACCTTCGAGGTCGGTCGCCACCAGGGCGCCGTGGGCCGCACGCCGACGACCGCGGTGCCGATCGCCACGCAGCGCCACGGCTCGGCGTCCTGGCCCAGCGCGGGACCCCAGGTTTCGGGACCGCAGCACACCTCGCGGCCGCAGCCGGTGTATCCGACGGCACCGCAGCCGCCGCGGTATCCGACCGGCCCGCAGGCCCCCACCGGTGGCCCCACCACATACCCGCCCAGCACCCCGCAACCAGCGCGCCACGCGGCCCCACCCCCGCCGCCGCCGGTGTCATCGGCGTCGCTGGAGTCGGTGACCGCGATGGGGCCGACGGCCGCGCCCCGCTCCAGCGAGGGCAACCTCGCCACGAGCATGCTGAAAATCCTGCGGCCGGGGCGGCCCGCCGATGCCGGGCTGCCGGGAGCCATCAAGATCGGCCGGGCCACCGACAACGACATCGTCGTGCCCGACGTGCTCGCGTCGCGCCACCACGCCACGTTGGTGCCCACCCCGGCGGGCACCGAGATCCGCGACAACCGCAGCATCAACGGCACGTTCGTCAACGGCTCCCGGGTCGAGACGGCGGTGCTGCACGAGGGCGACACCGTCACGATCGGCAACGTCGACCTGGTGTTCACCGGCGGCACGTTGGTCCGCCGCACCGAGACCGAGGCCGCCACCCGCACCGGCGGGCTGGAGGTGCACGGCGTCACCTGGACGATCGAGAACGACAAGACGCTGCTGGAGAACATCTCGATCGCCGCGCGGCCCGGCACGCTGACCGCGGTGATCGGACCGTCGGGCGCGGGCAAGTCGACGTTCGCCCGGTTGGTGGCCGGCTACACCCACCCCACGACGGGCACGGTGACGTTCGAAGGCCACAACATCCACGCCGAGTACGCCTCGCTGCGCTCCCGGATCGGGATGGTGCCGCAGGACGACGTGGTCCACGGCCAGCTGACCGTCAACCAGGCGCTGATGTATGCCGCCGAGTTGCGGCTGCCGCCCGACACCACCAAGGAAGACCGCGCCCAGGTCGTCGCGCAGGTGCTCGAGGAACTGGAGATGACCCGGCACGCCGACACCCGCGTGGACAAGCTCTCGGGTGGGCAGCGCAAGCGGGCGTCGGTGGCGCTCGAGCTGCTCACCGGCCCGTCGCTGCTGATCCTGGACGAGCCGACGTCGGGGCTGGACCCGGCGCTGGACCGCCAAGTCATGACCATGCTGCGCCAACTCGCCGACGCCGGGCGGGTGGTGCTGGTCGTCACGCATTCGCTGACCTACCTCGACGTCTGCGATCAGGTGCTGCTGCTGGCGCCCGGCGGCAAGACGGCGTTCTACGGGCCGCCGAGCCAGATCGGCCCGTCCATGGGCACCACCAACTGGGCCGACATCTTCAGCGCGGTCGCCAACGATCCGGACGCGGCCAACCAGAGATTCCTGGCCCAGCACGGCCCGCCGCCACCGCCGCCGCCGACCGAGCAGCCGTCCGATCTCGGCAACCCGACCCGCACCAGCGTCACCCGCCAGTTCTCGACGATCGCGCGACGGCAGGTGCGGTTGGTGGTCTCTGACCGCGGCTATTTCGCGTTCCTGATGCTGTTGCCGTTCATCATGGGGGTGCTGTCGCTGTCGGTGCCCGGCGACGTCGGCTTCGGGGTGCCCGTGCCCGCGATCGAGGGCGGCGCGGCACCCAACGAGCCCGGTCAGATCCTGGTGATGCTCAACGTCGGCGCCATCTTCATGGGCACCGCGTTGACGATCCGCGCGCTGATCGGTGAGCGGGCCATCTTCCGCCGCGAGCAGGCGGTCGGATTGTCCACGACGGCATATCTATTGGCGAAGATCTTCGTGTTCACGGTCTTCGCGGTCGTTCAGTCGGCGATCGTCACGGTGATCGCGATCATCGGTAAGGGTTGGGGGCCAGGCGCGGTGGAGCGAGGCGCGCTGCTCGGCAACCGCAGCGTGGAGTTGTTCCTGGACATCGCGGTGACGACCGTGGCCGCGGCCATGGTCGGGCTGGCGTTGTCGGCGTTGGCGAAGTCCAACGAACAGATCATGCCGCTGTTGGTGGTGGCGATCATGTCGCAGCTGGTGTTCTCCGGCGGCATGATCCCGGTGACCGATCGCATCGCGCTCGACCAGATGTCTTGGTTCACCCCGGCGCGCTGGGGTTTTGCGGCGTCGGCCTCGACGATCGACCTGATCCGGCTGGTGCCGGGCCCGCTGACCCCCGACGATCGGCACTGGGAGCACTCGGCGGGCACCTGGCTGTTCGACATGGCGATGCTCGCCGTCATCTCCGTGGGCTACGCGTCGTTCGTGCGCTGGAAGATCCGCCTGAAAGGCGCTTGA
- a CDS encoding hemophore-related protein, which translates to MLSTTRLALASGSVALMLAGAGVGAGIAAAQPDIDTIIYSKCTYSQVVAALNAESPELATQLQSAPAATGWLQALVAAGPETRRGMVAQAQATPGVEQFTPIIMRVANSCSNF; encoded by the coding sequence ATGTTGTCGACGACACGACTGGCTTTGGCCTCTGGCAGTGTGGCTTTGATGCTGGCCGGTGCCGGCGTGGGGGCCGGAATCGCGGCCGCGCAGCCAGACATTGACACCATCATCTACTCGAAATGCACCTACTCACAGGTCGTTGCGGCGCTCAACGCCGAATCACCTGAGCTCGCCACCCAGCTGCAGTCGGCCCCTGCGGCCACCGGCTGGCTGCAGGCGCTGGTCGCCGCGGGGCCCGAGACCCGTCGCGGCATGGTCGCGCAGGCTCAGGCGACGCCGGGCGTGGAGCAGTTCACCCCGATCATCATGCGGGTGGCCAACAGCTGCAGCAACTTCTGA
- a CDS encoding globin domain-containing protein, which yields MTAIAAAPLELEPQHAEIVSATLPLIGAHIDEITAEFYRLMFENHPELLRNLFNRGNQAQGAQQRALAASIATFAAHLVDPELPHPAELLSRIGHKHASLGVTADQYPIVHDNLFAAIVAVLGTETVTEEVAAAWDRVYWIMAQTLIDLERELYAAAGVCDGDVYRRARVVSRVDDPSGAVLLTVRADGAPFTGFSPGQYVSVGVTMPDGARQLRQYSLVNAPGTTELTFAVKPLDATADQPAGEVSTWIAANVCVGDILDVTVPFGDLPAPADGRPVVLISAGIGITPMIGLLEFLAAEAPDTPVQVLHADRSDQSHPLRERQRELLAALPQSTLDIWYEDGMTGDQPGVHPGLLRLDDVTLSAGADVYLCGNNGFVQAVRTQLLARGVRTAQIHSELFSPNDWLLS from the coding sequence ATGACCGCAATTGCCGCTGCCCCACTCGAGCTGGAACCGCAGCACGCCGAGATCGTGTCCGCGACGCTGCCACTGATCGGTGCGCACATCGATGAGATCACCGCGGAGTTCTACCGGCTGATGTTCGAGAACCACCCCGAACTGCTGCGCAATCTGTTCAACCGGGGCAACCAGGCCCAGGGCGCACAGCAGCGGGCGTTGGCCGCGTCGATCGCCACGTTCGCCGCCCACCTCGTCGACCCCGAACTTCCGCACCCCGCCGAACTGTTGTCGCGGATCGGGCACAAGCACGCGTCGCTGGGCGTCACCGCCGATCAGTACCCGATCGTGCACGACAACTTGTTCGCCGCGATCGTCGCGGTGCTGGGAACCGAGACGGTGACCGAGGAGGTGGCCGCCGCATGGGATCGGGTGTACTGGATCATGGCGCAGACGCTGATCGATCTGGAGCGTGAACTCTACGCCGCGGCGGGGGTGTGCGACGGAGATGTGTACCGGCGCGCCCGCGTTGTCTCCCGGGTCGACGATCCATCCGGCGCGGTGTTGTTGACGGTCCGCGCCGACGGCGCGCCGTTCACGGGATTCTCGCCGGGACAGTATGTTTCGGTGGGTGTCACGATGCCCGACGGGGCCCGGCAGCTGCGCCAGTACAGCCTCGTCAACGCGCCGGGAACGACGGAGCTGACGTTCGCGGTCAAACCGTTGGACGCCACCGCCGACCAGCCGGCCGGCGAGGTCTCCACCTGGATCGCCGCGAACGTGTGCGTCGGCGACATCCTCGACGTCACCGTGCCGTTCGGCGACCTGCCCGCACCCGCGGACGGCCGTCCGGTGGTTCTGATCTCCGCGGGCATCGGGATCACCCCGATGATCGGGTTGTTGGAATTTCTCGCCGCCGAGGCGCCCGACACCCCGGTGCAGGTGCTCCACGCCGACCGCTCCGATCAGAGCCATCCGCTGCGGGAACGGCAGCGCGAACTGCTCGCCGCACTGCCCCAAAGCACGCTCGACATCTGGTACGAGGACGGCATGACCGGCGACCAGCCCGGAGTGCATCCCGGGTTGTTGCGACTGGACGACGTCACACTGTCCGCCGGGGCCGACGTCTACCTATGCGGCAACAACGGTTTCGTGCAGGCGGTGCGCACCCAACTGCTCGCACGGGGGGTGCGCACAGCGCAGATCCACAGCGAGTTGTTCTCGCCCAACGACTGGCTGTTGTCCTGA
- a CDS encoding RrF2 family transcriptional regulator, with translation MQLTRFTDLGLRTMMLLAAGEAGDQRITTRSIAVGANASEHHVAKAVARLAELGMVQARRGRIGGLTLTDAGRQASVGWLVRRLEGDREVIECDGAEPCPLVPACRMRRVLVAAKEAFYRELDQYTVSDLTRDTGLLVISGPQSRNGHQPGRQLSERTAR, from the coding sequence ATGCAGCTGACCCGGTTCACCGACCTCGGCCTACGCACCATGATGCTGCTGGCCGCCGGCGAAGCCGGGGACCAGCGGATCACCACTCGCTCGATCGCCGTCGGCGCCAACGCCTCCGAGCACCACGTCGCCAAGGCCGTGGCCCGGCTGGCCGAGCTCGGCATGGTGCAGGCGCGGCGCGGGCGGATCGGTGGGCTGACCCTCACCGACGCGGGACGCCAGGCGTCGGTGGGCTGGCTCGTGCGGCGCCTGGAGGGCGACAGGGAAGTCATCGAATGCGATGGCGCCGAGCCGTGCCCATTGGTGCCGGCATGTCGGATGCGGCGCGTTCTGGTGGCGGCCAAAGAAGCGTTCTATCGCGAGCTGGACCAGTACACCGTCAGTGATTTGACCAGGGACACAGGACTTCTTGTGATCTCTGGGCCGCAGTCCCGGAACGGGCACCAGCCCGGCCGTCAACTCAGCGAAAGGACCGCCCGATGA
- a CDS encoding pentapeptide repeat-containing protein — MDTDETVWAEREFIGHDFRDEDLSRLRTDRVVFDECDFRGVDLTESVHVGSAFRNCTFERAILHHSSFRQCSMLGSVFTHARLRPLMLDDVDFTLAVLGGCDLRGVDLSGCRLREAGLVDADLRKAVLRGADLAGARVQNARLDEVDLRGARIDPTLWTTATVRGAKIDVDQALAYAAAHGLDIQGG, encoded by the coding sequence GTGGATACCGACGAAACAGTCTGGGCCGAACGAGAATTCATCGGCCACGACTTCCGCGACGAAGACCTCAGCCGGTTACGGACCGATCGCGTGGTGTTCGACGAGTGCGACTTCCGCGGTGTGGACCTGACCGAATCCGTGCACGTCGGTTCGGCATTCCGTAACTGCACCTTTGAGCGAGCAATCCTGCACCACAGCAGTTTTCGGCAGTGCAGCATGCTCGGTTCGGTGTTCACCCACGCCCGGTTACGGCCGCTGATGCTGGACGACGTCGACTTCACGCTGGCCGTTTTGGGCGGATGCGATCTGCGCGGGGTCGACCTCTCCGGCTGTCGGCTGCGGGAAGCCGGGCTGGTGGACGCCGATCTGCGCAAGGCGGTGCTGCGCGGGGCCGACCTGGCCGGGGCGCGGGTGCAGAACGCCCGGCTGGACGAGGTCGATCTGCGTGGCGCGCGCATCGACCCGACGCTGTGGACCACCGCCACCGTGCGCGGCGCGAAAATCGACGTCGACCAGGCCTTGGCCTACGCCGCCGCACACGGCCTGGACATCCAGGGCGGCTGA
- a CDS encoding GTP-binding protein, with protein MALGHSEGRHAAAGGGRSSASTKIVISGGFGAGKTTFVGAVSEIMPLRTEALVTNASAGVDGLDATPDKNTTTVAMDFGRITLAEDLVLYLFGTPGQRRFWFMWDDLVAGAIGAVILVDVRRLADSFAAVDFFEARKLPFIIAINQFDGAPRYPIAAVRKALALSDRIPMINIDARDRTSARSALITVTEYALNSLTASPG; from the coding sequence GTGGCCTTAGGGCACTCTGAGGGTCGCCACGCCGCGGCCGGCGGCGGGCGCTCATCCGCTTCCACCAAGATCGTCATCTCCGGCGGGTTCGGCGCGGGCAAGACGACGTTTGTCGGGGCGGTCTCCGAGATCATGCCGCTGCGGACCGAAGCGCTGGTCACCAACGCCTCGGCGGGCGTCGACGGCCTCGATGCCACCCCGGACAAGAACACCACCACCGTGGCGATGGACTTCGGTCGGATCACGCTGGCCGAGGATCTGGTGCTGTATCTGTTCGGGACCCCGGGGCAGCGCAGGTTCTGGTTCATGTGGGACGACCTGGTGGCCGGTGCGATCGGCGCCGTCATCCTGGTCGATGTCCGCCGCCTCGCCGACAGCTTCGCCGCGGTCGACTTCTTCGAGGCACGCAAGCTGCCGTTCATCATCGCGATCAACCAATTCGATGGCGCACCAAGGTATCCCATCGCCGCAGTGCGCAAGGCACTGGCGTTGTCCGATCGGATCCCGATGATCAATATCGACGCCCGCGACCGAACCTCCGCCCGGTCAGCGCTGATCACCGTCACCGAATACGCCCTCAACAGCCTCACGGCTTCGCCCGGCTGA
- a CDS encoding DUF742 domain-containing protein: protein MDYWERDADAEPSLVRPYILTAGRTDPTVHLPLEAPIETLPDEKPVQWPGNDVRGQILRLCSEYPSVAEIAARLSLPLGVARVLIGDLVTQGYLRVHTTLDGAATLDERRELIGRTLRGLRAL from the coding sequence ATGGACTACTGGGAGCGGGATGCCGACGCCGAGCCGAGTCTGGTACGGCCCTACATCCTGACGGCCGGGCGCACCGATCCGACGGTCCATCTGCCGCTGGAGGCGCCGATCGAGACCTTGCCCGACGAGAAGCCCGTGCAGTGGCCGGGAAACGATGTGCGGGGACAGATCCTGAGGCTGTGCAGTGAGTACCCGTCGGTCGCCGAGATCGCCGCGCGGCTATCCTTGCCGCTTGGTGTGGCGCGGGTGTTGATCGGTGATCTCGTGACGCAGGGGTATCTGCGGGTGCACACCACCCTCGACGGTGCGGCGACCCTGGACGAACGGCGCGAACTGATAGGAAGGACGCTGCGTGGCCTTAGGGCACTCTGA
- a CDS encoding roadblock/LC7 domain-containing protein, whose protein sequence is MTDLPPRSTQRDSLDWLVSKFAREVSGVSHAVLVSADGLLMAASEHIPTERADQLAAVTSGLASLSTGAAQLFDGGHVLQSVVEMEHGYLLLMRVGDGSNLATLATRNCDIGQIGYEMAILVERVGSVVQSGRRRAPTHS, encoded by the coding sequence ATGACCGATCTGCCGCCGCGTTCGACGCAGCGCGACTCGCTCGATTGGCTGGTCTCCAAATTCGCCAGGGAAGTGTCGGGGGTGTCGCACGCGGTGCTGGTGTCCGCGGACGGCCTGCTGATGGCGGCCAGCGAGCACATCCCGACCGAGCGCGCCGACCAGCTCGCCGCCGTGACCTCGGGGCTGGCCAGCCTGTCGACGGGCGCCGCGCAGCTGTTCGACGGCGGCCACGTGTTGCAGTCGGTGGTCGAGATGGAGCACGGCTACCTGCTGCTGATGCGGGTGGGCGACGGCTCCAACCTGGCGACGCTGGCGACGCGCAACTGCGACATCGGCCAAATCGGTTACGAGATGGCGATATTGGTGGAACGGGTGGGTTCCGTGGTGCAGTCGGGACGGCGGCGCGCACCCACGCATTCGTGA